A genomic region of Cotesia glomerata isolate CgM1 linkage group LG9, MPM_Cglom_v2.3, whole genome shotgun sequence contains the following coding sequences:
- the LOC123272297 gene encoding zinc finger protein GLIS3-like isoform X1, whose translation MIVYVPGRMPNQVNQYGAARYPGLLGSPGYYSPVSTYYHQVNQFQPSIYQDLSWPYRMPTEDDLNVSPPGAISLGASPMGPVSAGPASPAHSDSDASNSSLELGSVRRNENAQLKCRWSNCGKWFTSLEHLAGHVARSHSAPGLRGLFYCGWEGCPRGERGFNARYKMLVHVRTHTNEKPHHCFQCDKSFSRAENLKIHARSHTGERPYVCPVEGCNKAYSNSSDRFKHTRTHSVDKPYCCKVPGCPKRYTDPSSLRKHVKTYRHYVDKPQVFEEVTPEKSDKKNSSLESVGSSPCEGSSPCEGSSFEEQRKLVDWKNSYNLLQEQATPLATPPKSFEVISTYPRIFDEFRTPERLQGPGAGLEPRNSTPIKDTPAISINQKVDYRNIDSIVSAPVRHSVIRRVDKMEVDPDPEPCCRHKCCVHSDQLLKKTKLLSDLILRTQDPVFRQLLGQVDLKYELQGMWSNLGVTDTPPLRVREESQELPLDLTVSK comes from the exons atgaTTGTTTACGTTCCGGGCAGAATGCCAAATCAGGTAAACCAGTACGGAGCGGCTCGATACCCGGGTCTGCTGGGTTCTCCAGGATATTACAGCCCTGTGTCAACTTACTACCATCAGGTGAACCAGTTCCAGCCTAGTATCTACCAGGATCTCAGCTGGCCATACAGAATGCCAACGGAAGACGATCTGAACGTGTCGCCTCCAGGAGCTATCAGTTTGGGAGCTTCTCCAATGGGCCCGGTTTCCGCGGGGCCTGCTAGTCCAGCTCACAGCGACTCTGATGCTTCTAATTCTAGCTTGGAGCTTGGCTCTGTCAGGAGGAATGAAAACGCTCAGCTAAAATGCAG ATGGTCTAATTGCGGAAAGTGGTTTACGTCACTGGAGCACTTGGCGGGACATGTCGCGAGGTCTCACTCGGCCCCGGGGCTCAGAGGCCTTTTTTATTGCGGTTGGGAAGGATGTCCTCGAGGAGAAAGAGGATTCAATGCAAG GTACAAAATGCTGGTCCACGTTCGAACCCACACCAACGAGAAGCCGCACCACTGTTTCCAGTGCGACAAGAGTTTCAGCCGGGCAGAGAACCTAAAAATCCACGCCAGGTCCCACACAGGGGAACGCCCCTACGTCTGCCCGGTGGAAGGTTGCAACAAGGCCTACTCAAACAGTTCGGACCGCTTTAAGCACACAAGAACCCACTCCGTTGACAAGCCCTACTGCTGCAAGGTTCCAGGGTGCCCTAAAAGATACACAGATCCCTCCTCTCTCCGCAAGCACGTTAAAACCTACCGCCATTACGTGGACAAGCCCCAGGTATTTGAAGAAGTCACCCCCGAAAAGtctgataagaaaaattcaagCCTAGAGTCAGTCGGAAGCAGCCCCTGCGAGGGTTCCAGCCCCTGCGAAGGCAGTAGTTTCGAGGAACAACGCAAGCTAGTCGACTGGAAGAACTCCTATAACCTCCTCCAGGAACAGGCCACGCCTCTAGCCACGCCACCGAAAAGCTTCGAAGTCATCAGCACCTACCCCCGAATTTTCGACGAGTTCCGGACTCCGGAGCGACTTCAGGGTCCGGGTGCAGGTTTAGAGCCAAGAAATTCGACCCCTATCAAGGACACGCCCGCTATTTCCATCAATCAGAAGGTCGACTACAGAAACATCGACTCAATAGTCTCTGCCCCTGTCCGCCATTCCGTGATCCGCAGGGTCGACAAAATGGAGGTCGACCCCGATCCTGAGCCCTGTTGCCGTCACAAGTGCTGCGTTCACAGCGACCAGCTGCTCAAGAAGACGAAATTACTATCAGACCTGATTCTCAGGACACAAGACCCTGTTTTTAGGCAGCTTTTGGGTCAGGTAGACCTTAAATACGAGCTACAGGGAATGTGGAGCAATTTAGGGGTCACCGACACGCCCCCTCTCAGGGTCAGAGAAGAATCGCAGGAACTTCCTCTAGATCTCACTGTCAGCAAGTGA
- the LOC123272297 gene encoding zinc finger protein GLIS3-like isoform X2, whose product MPNQVNQYGAARYPGLLGSPGYYSPVSTYYHQVNQFQPSIYQDLSWPYRMPTEDDLNVSPPGAISLGASPMGPVSAGPASPAHSDSDASNSSLELGSVRRNENAQLKCRWSNCGKWFTSLEHLAGHVARSHSAPGLRGLFYCGWEGCPRGERGFNARYKMLVHVRTHTNEKPHHCFQCDKSFSRAENLKIHARSHTGERPYVCPVEGCNKAYSNSSDRFKHTRTHSVDKPYCCKVPGCPKRYTDPSSLRKHVKTYRHYVDKPQVFEEVTPEKSDKKNSSLESVGSSPCEGSSPCEGSSFEEQRKLVDWKNSYNLLQEQATPLATPPKSFEVISTYPRIFDEFRTPERLQGPGAGLEPRNSTPIKDTPAISINQKVDYRNIDSIVSAPVRHSVIRRVDKMEVDPDPEPCCRHKCCVHSDQLLKKTKLLSDLILRTQDPVFRQLLGQVDLKYELQGMWSNLGVTDTPPLRVREESQELPLDLTVSK is encoded by the exons ATGCCAAATCAGGTAAACCAGTACGGAGCGGCTCGATACCCGGGTCTGCTGGGTTCTCCAGGATATTACAGCCCTGTGTCAACTTACTACCATCAGGTGAACCAGTTCCAGCCTAGTATCTACCAGGATCTCAGCTGGCCATACAGAATGCCAACGGAAGACGATCTGAACGTGTCGCCTCCAGGAGCTATCAGTTTGGGAGCTTCTCCAATGGGCCCGGTTTCCGCGGGGCCTGCTAGTCCAGCTCACAGCGACTCTGATGCTTCTAATTCTAGCTTGGAGCTTGGCTCTGTCAGGAGGAATGAAAACGCTCAGCTAAAATGCAG ATGGTCTAATTGCGGAAAGTGGTTTACGTCACTGGAGCACTTGGCGGGACATGTCGCGAGGTCTCACTCGGCCCCGGGGCTCAGAGGCCTTTTTTATTGCGGTTGGGAAGGATGTCCTCGAGGAGAAAGAGGATTCAATGCAAG GTACAAAATGCTGGTCCACGTTCGAACCCACACCAACGAGAAGCCGCACCACTGTTTCCAGTGCGACAAGAGTTTCAGCCGGGCAGAGAACCTAAAAATCCACGCCAGGTCCCACACAGGGGAACGCCCCTACGTCTGCCCGGTGGAAGGTTGCAACAAGGCCTACTCAAACAGTTCGGACCGCTTTAAGCACACAAGAACCCACTCCGTTGACAAGCCCTACTGCTGCAAGGTTCCAGGGTGCCCTAAAAGATACACAGATCCCTCCTCTCTCCGCAAGCACGTTAAAACCTACCGCCATTACGTGGACAAGCCCCAGGTATTTGAAGAAGTCACCCCCGAAAAGtctgataagaaaaattcaagCCTAGAGTCAGTCGGAAGCAGCCCCTGCGAGGGTTCCAGCCCCTGCGAAGGCAGTAGTTTCGAGGAACAACGCAAGCTAGTCGACTGGAAGAACTCCTATAACCTCCTCCAGGAACAGGCCACGCCTCTAGCCACGCCACCGAAAAGCTTCGAAGTCATCAGCACCTACCCCCGAATTTTCGACGAGTTCCGGACTCCGGAGCGACTTCAGGGTCCGGGTGCAGGTTTAGAGCCAAGAAATTCGACCCCTATCAAGGACACGCCCGCTATTTCCATCAATCAGAAGGTCGACTACAGAAACATCGACTCAATAGTCTCTGCCCCTGTCCGCCATTCCGTGATCCGCAGGGTCGACAAAATGGAGGTCGACCCCGATCCTGAGCCCTGTTGCCGTCACAAGTGCTGCGTTCACAGCGACCAGCTGCTCAAGAAGACGAAATTACTATCAGACCTGATTCTCAGGACACAAGACCCTGTTTTTAGGCAGCTTTTGGGTCAGGTAGACCTTAAATACGAGCTACAGGGAATGTGGAGCAATTTAGGGGTCACCGACACGCCCCCTCTCAGGGTCAGAGAAGAATCGCAGGAACTTCCTCTAGATCTCACTGTCAGCAAGTGA